In Solobacterium moorei, a single genomic region encodes these proteins:
- a CDS encoding ECF transporter S component has protein sequence MNISVKRFTLIAMLLAMTIVLSSFSIPVPGGHLYFNDLVIVTAALMLNPVEAFIVGGLGSFLGDLFFYPTPMFVSLVTHGLQAVVISLLISKKEHPALKDYILAVTVGAIIMVSGYTIGRSFFYASPKVAIIKLPFQIIQASFGAIMAVILHTRLPLKRLVK, from the coding sequence ATGAATATTTCAGTAAAAAGATTTACTTTAATCGCAATGTTACTAGCGATGACGATAGTTTTATCTTCATTCAGTATTCCGGTACCAGGTGGACATCTATACTTCAACGACTTGGTCATCGTAACGGCCGCACTCATGTTAAATCCTGTTGAGGCTTTCATCGTTGGTGGTCTTGGTTCATTCCTTGGTGATTTGTTCTTCTATCCAACACCAATGTTTGTTTCCCTTGTTACTCACGGTCTACAAGCAGTCGTGATTTCCCTACTCATTTCTAAGAAGGAACATCCTGCTTTAAAGGATTATATTCTTGCGGTAACTGTTGGTGCGATTATCATGGTTAGTGGATATACGATAGGTCGCTCATTCTTCTACGCAAGTCCAAAGGTCGCAATAATCAAATTGCCATTCCAAATTATTCAGGCTAGCTTTGGCGCAATTATGGCAGTCATCCTACATACACGTTTACCACTCAAAAGATTAGTAAAATAA
- a CDS encoding PLP-dependent aminotransferase family protein: MNNKTKAYMDLYLKIRNDIIRGIYQTGDKLPSKRILADKENVSVITVAHAYELLASEGYITSRMRSGYYVSYLEKDFFSAKEDSSIEISPEIQITNDKLFSSNVFAMAARKVLSMRQDVLLTKSPWNGLVYLRKTITSYLARVRGIYVDPEQIIIGSGSEYFYGILVSMIGRDKVYAIENPSYEKISLMYETENVRLIRMKLGKNGILNSELQKNHADVLHVTPYHSYPSGSTTDINKRKQYIHWANENHAWIVEDDYDSEYTLGMNGRETLYALDDEQVIYLNTFSNTIAPSVRIGYMILPKKNLKQFQDRISFRSNTVSTLMQYIVAELIQNGSFERHINRVRKKMRK; the protein is encoded by the coding sequence ATGAACAATAAAACCAAAGCATACATGGATCTATACCTAAAGATTCGTAATGATATTATTCGTGGTATTTATCAAACAGGGGATAAACTACCTTCGAAACGCATTTTAGCAGATAAAGAAAATGTCAGTGTGATAACAGTAGCACATGCATATGAATTACTAGCGTCAGAAGGATATATCACTTCTCGTATGAGAAGCGGATACTATGTAAGTTATCTTGAGAAAGATTTTTTTAGTGCTAAAGAAGATAGTAGTATCGAAATCTCACCGGAAATACAGATTACAAATGATAAACTGTTTTCTTCCAATGTATTTGCGATGGCTGCACGTAAAGTATTAAGTATGCGACAAGATGTATTACTAACAAAATCACCATGGAATGGACTCGTATATCTTCGTAAAACAATTACGTCATACTTAGCACGTGTTCGTGGTATCTATGTTGATCCAGAACAGATTATCATTGGTTCTGGTTCAGAATACTTTTATGGAATTCTAGTGAGTATGATTGGACGCGATAAGGTATATGCAATTGAAAACCCATCTTACGAAAAAATCTCACTTATGTATGAAACAGAGAATGTAAGGCTAATACGCATGAAGCTTGGTAAGAATGGTATTTTAAATTCAGAACTACAAAAGAATCACGCAGATGTATTACATGTGACGCCATATCATAGTTATCCATCAGGTAGTACAACAGATATTAATAAGAGAAAACAATATATTCACTGGGCAAATGAAAATCATGCATGGATAGTAGAAGATGATTATGATTCTGAATATACCTTAGGAATGAATGGTAGAGAAACACTATATGCTTTAGACGATGAACAGGTTATTTATCTAAATACTTTCTCCAATACCATCGCACCATCCGTTCGAATTGGATATATGATATTACCAAAGAAGAACTTAAAACAATTTCAAGATAGAATCTCCTTCCGCTCCAATACAGTTTCAACGTTGATGCAGTATATCGTTGCGGAGTTAATACAGAATGGAAGCTTTGAAAGACACATCAATCGCGTACGAAAGAAGATGCGTAAGTAA
- a CDS encoding DUF1287 domain-containing protein, producing MIKKIAIYVVAIVIIISAFAYRHYQNPSIKRPTGKYQVKQYHSNNDQDNDGIDDQVDILENALEYISTKPKYQSKYYSTGYSDDEYGVCTDVVAHALKNAGYDLMTLIQEDIQNHPSDYAIDQPDINIDFRRVRNLKVYFDHTAQILTTDVKDFEDWQGGDIIVFRNHIGIVSDRRNERGVPYVIHHDSPWQLAYEQDILEKRNDIVGHYRISK from the coding sequence ATGATAAAGAAGATTGCTATATATGTAGTCGCTATTGTTATTATTATTTCTGCATTTGCCTATAGGCATTATCAAAATCCATCTATCAAACGACCTACAGGTAAATATCAAGTCAAACAGTATCATAGCAATAACGATCAAGATAATGATGGTATCGATGACCAAGTAGATATATTAGAAAATGCGCTAGAATACATTTCCACAAAGCCAAAGTATCAAAGCAAGTACTATAGTACAGGGTATTCGGACGATGAATACGGAGTTTGTACAGATGTTGTAGCACATGCATTAAAGAATGCTGGGTATGATTTAATGACATTAATTCAAGAAGATATTCAAAATCATCCTAGTGATTATGCAATTGATCAGCCAGATATCAATATTGATTTTAGGAGAGTTAGAAATTTAAAAGTATATTTTGATCATACTGCGCAGATACTTACGACTGATGTAAAAGATTTTGAAGACTGGCAGGGTGGAGATATTATTGTATTTCGCAATCATATTGGAATCGTATCAGACAGAAGAAATGAGAGAGGAGTACCATATGTAATTCACCATGATAGTCCATGGCAGTTGGCATATGAACAAGATATCTTAGAGAAACGTAATGATATTGTCGGACATTATCGTATTAGTAAATGA
- a CDS encoding DNA alkylation repair protein, whose amino-acid sequence MKEYIANLEKELTLIENGFKEQEKRALADYQSKGMDYIKKLAFSAYSSNVYQVKMYAVFLFGYLSEYEDVLNFMRDEVSKDENWRVQEILAKAFDEYCKKKGFEEALQVIDQWLHNKNPNTRRAVTEGLRIWTNRPYFKEHPDEAIRRIAALKDDTSEYVRKSVGNALRDISKKYPRLVEIKVDGWDLENKEIYQVYKLASKFLKKNRK is encoded by the coding sequence ATGAAAGAGTATATTGCAAATTTAGAAAAAGAATTAACTTTAATAGAAAATGGTTTTAAGGAACAGGAAAAAAGAGCACTTGCTGACTATCAATCGAAAGGTATGGACTATATCAAGAAGTTGGCGTTTTCTGCATACTCATCTAATGTCTACCAAGTAAAGATGTACGCTGTATTTCTCTTTGGATATTTATCGGAGTACGAAGATGTATTAAATTTTATGAGAGATGAAGTTTCTAAAGACGAAAATTGGAGAGTTCAAGAAATTTTAGCAAAAGCATTCGATGAATATTGCAAGAAAAAAGGATTTGAAGAAGCGCTACAAGTAATTGATCAATGGCTGCATAATAAGAATCCTAATACTCGAAGGGCAGTCACGGAAGGATTGAGAATATGGACAAATAGGCCGTATTTTAAAGAACATCCTGATGAAGCAATTAGAAGAATTGCAGCTTTGAAGGATGATACAAGTGAATATGTAAGAAAGTCAGTAGGAAATGCATTAAGAGATATTAGTAAGAAATATCCTCGACTAGTGGAGATTAAAGTTGATGGTTGGGATTTGGAAAATAAAGAAATCTATCAAGTATATAAATTAGCGAGTAAATTCTTAAAAAAGAATAGGAAATAA
- a CDS encoding pyridoxamine kinase, which yields MKKIVTMQDISCVGKCSLTVALPVLSAMGIETAVIPTAVLSTHTMFQGFTFHDLTSEVNPILAHWQKEGFTFDGIYTGYLGSFEQIDLAKKIFEEFGTHALRIVDPCMADNGKLYTGFDIPFTKKMRDLCAIADIIIPNLTEASFLLDIPYQEKYDEDYIKHVLRQLTDFGCHTAIITGVTFEPGRIGAYAYEKDTDTYTTYFNEEEPQHFHGTGDIWASAFSGGLLQGLSLLQAMILACDYVKESIHKTLEEENHNIYGVNFEQAMPFLITSLEKYKNCVKPTVE from the coding sequence ATGAAGAAAATTGTGACAATGCAGGACATATCCTGTGTAGGAAAATGCTCATTAACAGTTGCTTTACCAGTACTATCTGCGATGGGCATTGAAACTGCTGTTATTCCAACCGCCGTACTATCAACACATACCATGTTCCAAGGCTTTACATTCCATGATTTAACAAGTGAAGTAAATCCAATACTCGCTCACTGGCAAAAAGAAGGCTTTACATTCGATGGAATCTATACAGGATATCTTGGTTCCTTCGAACAAATCGATCTTGCAAAAAAGATATTCGAAGAATTTGGAACCCACGCTCTTCGAATTGTAGATCCATGTATGGCAGATAATGGAAAGCTATATACAGGATTCGACATTCCATTTACCAAAAAGATGCGTGATTTATGTGCTATCGCAGACATCATCATACCAAACCTAACAGAAGCTTCCTTCTTATTAGATATTCCATATCAGGAAAAGTATGATGAAGACTATATCAAACATGTATTACGTCAACTAACAGATTTTGGATGTCATACCGCAATTATCACCGGTGTAACATTTGAACCAGGTCGTATCGGTGCGTATGCATATGAAAAGGATACAGATACCTACACAACATACTTCAATGAAGAAGAACCACAACACTTCCACGGTACAGGTGATATTTGGGCAAGTGCTTTCAGCGGTGGACTCTTGCAAGGTTTATCCCTACTACAAGCAATGATACTTGCCTGTGACTATGTGAAGGAATCTATCCATAAAACATTGGAAGAAGAAAATCATAATATCTATGGCGTCAACTTCGAACAGGCAATGCCATTCTTAATCACATCATTGGAGAAATATAAAAACTGTGTTAAACCTACGGTCGAATAG
- a CDS encoding AraC family transcriptional regulator — translation MNQELPLIIESESFDTYKQDELTHWHNSFELIEVVEGKFYCNVDGSEFLINKGNICIINRGRMHHIYTENHDTFKCRKKTIIFNPDYFIKDQHIYEKYIRPLLEKDAFAHIQFNINKGIGLDIYSLMKEVEVLESEKPIGYELEEYSLIYKIIRYLYLAYESSKQNIHTTYDANVQIQRNMTSYIHENYSAKIGLDDIAEAGQVSKSTCIRLFHKYTGKSPIDFLNSYRLQVSAEQLANSSQQITEISFACGFGQPSYFNRLFLKEYNMTPNQYRKQHARMNS, via the coding sequence ATGAATCAAGAACTTCCACTCATTATAGAAAGCGAAAGCTTCGATACTTATAAGCAAGATGAGTTAACACATTGGCATAACTCATTTGAATTAATTGAAGTTGTAGAAGGAAAGTTTTACTGCAATGTTGATGGATCAGAGTTTCTAATTAATAAAGGTAATATCTGTATTATCAACCGCGGTAGAATGCATCATATCTACACAGAAAACCATGATACATTCAAGTGTAGAAAGAAAACAATTATCTTCAATCCAGATTACTTTATTAAAGATCAACATATCTACGAAAAATATATACGTCCATTACTTGAAAAGGATGCGTTTGCGCATATCCAATTCAACATCAACAAAGGTATTGGTTTGGATATCTATTCTTTAATGAAAGAAGTTGAAGTGTTAGAAAGTGAAAAACCAATTGGTTATGAACTCGAAGAATATTCTTTGATTTATAAAATTATTCGTTATTTATATCTCGCTTATGAATCTAGCAAGCAAAACATTCATACTACGTATGATGCTAATGTACAGATTCAAAGAAATATGACTAGCTACATCCACGAAAATTATAGCGCTAAAATCGGTTTGGACGATATTGCGGAGGCTGGACAAGTTAGTAAGAGTACTTGTATACGCTTATTCCACAAGTACACTGGCAAGTCTCCTATCGATTTTCTAAACAGCTACCGTCTACAAGTCAGCGCAGAACAGTTGGCAAACAGTTCTCAACAAATCACTGAAATATCATTTGCTTGTGGATTTGGACAACCTAGTTATTTCAACCGCCTATTCTTAAAAGAATATAACATGACACCAAACCAATATCGTAAGCAACATGCACGCATGAATAGTTAA
- a CDS encoding Dps family protein translates to MNNKLNVLLSDLVVFYHKLQNKHWYVSGQSFFQIHPELENLYDAVLPQVDTVGELILMNGGKPVSTLKEFLANAKLEEGTDAYVTSVKTLYSELLPDYQYLLKSVTEIKEAADAENNYLVSAKMDEFIASYAKTIWMLSQALL, encoded by the coding sequence ATGAACAACAAGTTAAATGTATTATTATCTGACCTAGTCGTTTTCTATCACAAATTACAAAATAAGCACTGGTATGTAAGTGGACAGTCATTCTTCCAGATTCACCCAGAACTCGAGAATTTATATGATGCTGTATTACCACAGGTTGATACAGTTGGTGAATTAATCTTAATGAATGGTGGTAAGCCAGTTTCAACACTAAAGGAATTCCTTGCGAATGCAAAGCTTGAAGAAGGCACAGACGCATATGTAACAAGTGTTAAGACTTTATACTCTGAATTATTACCAGACTATCAGTACCTATTAAAGAGTGTTACAGAAATCAAGGAAGCTGCAGATGCAGAGAACAACTACCTCGTATCTGCGAAGATGGATGAATTTATCGCATCTTACGCTAAGACAATCTGGATGTTAAGCCAGGCCTTACTATAA
- a CDS encoding cation:proton antiporter, which translates to MLFSFAMMILVSVVFAMIMRKVGLPNLLGYLLTGIILGPFVFNVIDTTTFQISSDIRQIALMIILMRAGLNLQISDLKKVGSSALLMCFVPASFEILGLMILAPIFLHLDLLNAAILGTVLAAVSPAVVVPLMLRLMDEGYGTKEGIPQLIMAGASMDDVYVIVLFTSLLTLAKSGEFNALSLLRIPTSILFGIVSGIVLGYVLCKLYRLLKLPTGIELASMFAIGMVLITIERIMTGMIGFSGLLAIMALTATIRHIKPEMADKYSAVLAKLWQPAEIFLFALVGASVRIDYALSFGPVVLVVIILALVFRILGVYLSIMKTKFNMKERIFTMGAYLPKATVQAAIGGLALEAGLASGELILTAAVTAILFTAPLGAIFISLTYRNFLQKV; encoded by the coding sequence ATGTTATTTAGTTTTGCGATGATGATTTTAGTTAGTGTAGTATTTGCGATGATTATGCGTAAGGTAGGTTTACCAAATTTATTAGGGTATTTACTAACTGGAATCATATTAGGACCCTTTGTATTCAACGTAATTGATACAACAACCTTTCAGATTTCATCTGATATTCGCCAGATTGCGTTAATGATTATTTTGATGCGTGCCGGTTTGAACTTACAGATATCAGATTTAAAGAAGGTTGGATCGTCTGCGTTGCTGATGTGTTTTGTGCCAGCTAGCTTTGAGATTCTAGGACTGATGATTCTAGCGCCAATCTTTCTGCATTTAGATCTGTTGAATGCCGCAATACTTGGAACCGTATTAGCTGCGGTATCTCCTGCTGTTGTTGTACCACTTATGTTAAGACTAATGGACGAAGGATATGGCACAAAAGAGGGTATTCCTCAACTAATTATGGCTGGTGCTTCAATGGATGATGTGTATGTTATTGTACTATTTACATCATTATTGACACTTGCCAAGAGTGGAGAGTTCAATGCGCTATCCTTATTACGTATTCCAACATCAATCCTATTTGGAATTGTTTCTGGTATTGTCTTGGGGTATGTACTTTGTAAGCTGTATCGGCTATTGAAGTTACCTACTGGGATTGAACTTGCAAGCATGTTTGCGATCGGGATGGTACTTATTACAATTGAAAGAATAATGACGGGTATGATTGGATTCTCTGGTTTACTTGCTATTATGGCTTTAACAGCTACGATACGTCATATCAAACCAGAGATGGCGGATAAATACTCTGCTGTTCTTGCGAAGCTATGGCAGCCTGCTGAGATCTTCTTATTTGCGTTAGTAGGTGCGAGTGTACGAATTGATTATGCATTATCTTTTGGACCTGTTGTTTTGGTTGTCATTATTCTAGCACTAGTATTCCGTATACTTGGTGTATATCTGAGTATCATGAAAACAAAGTTCAATATGAAGGAAAGGATATTCACAATGGGGGCATATCTTCCAAAGGCAACGGTACAAGCTGCGATTGGAGGACTTGCATTAGAGGCAGGTCTTGCTAGTGGGGAATTAATTCTGACGGCTGCGGTCACCGCAATCCTATTTACTGCACCGCTTGGAGCTATCTTTATTTCACTTACCTACCGCAACTTTTTACAAAAAGTGTAG
- the purE gene encoding 5-(carboxyamino)imidazole ribonucleotide mutase, producing the protein MKKVAILMGSDSDFDVMSKAISVLKKFEIPVEVHVYSAHRTPEKVAEFASNAKDNGFGVIIAGAGMAAALAGVVAGHTTLPVIGVPLKSNALEGVDALLSTVMMPSGIPVATVAIDGSKNAAYLAAQILAISDEELAKKVLESRQKQSAAVLAKDQELQEKAQAL; encoded by the coding sequence ATGAAAAAAGTAGCGATTTTAATGGGCAGTGATAGTGACTTTGATGTGATGTCAAAGGCAATTTCGGTGTTGAAGAAATTCGAAATTCCGGTAGAAGTACATGTATATTCTGCACATCGTACACCAGAGAAGGTTGCAGAGTTTGCCTCAAATGCGAAGGATAATGGCTTCGGTGTCATTATTGCGGGAGCTGGTATGGCAGCTGCCTTAGCAGGTGTAGTAGCAGGACATACAACGCTACCAGTCATTGGTGTTCCTCTGAAGTCCAATGCGTTAGAGGGCGTAGATGCATTATTATCTACCGTTATGATGCCTAGTGGTATCCCAGTTGCGACGGTAGCAATTGACGGTTCTAAGAATGCAGCATATTTAGCTGCACAAATTTTAGCTATCAGCGATGAAGAACTTGCGAAGAAAGTATTAGAAAGTCGTCAGAAACAAAGTGCAGCAGTATTGGCGAAAGATCAAGAACTTCAAGAAAAAGCACAGGCATTATAA
- the purF gene encoding amidophosphoribosyltransferase, translating into MQDMIHEECGVFGIYDKNMVSDVVSDTYYGLFALQHRGQESCGIAVNDRGVITAHKDVGLVRDVFDQHELDKLGKGQMAIGHTRYSTFGTVNHTNAQPLLVRHIKGQLAIAHNGNLTNAAELREELEQKGAIFHTTNDSEIICYIIIQERLKTSSIEKAIENTMNRIEGAYSLVVMSPEKLIAVRDKKGFRPLVMGKDKDGRIVFASETCAFAAVGVDYVRDIDAGEIVVIDHDGVEHSIRTHCKEKPHMCVFEYVYFARSDSILQHQPVHEARRNAGRILAKEHPVEADVVIGVPDSGLDAAQGYAEESGIPYGMGFIKNRYIARTFIQPTQGQRENAVNMKLHVISSVVKDKRVIMVDDSIVRGTTSARIVKLLRDGGATEVHVRVSAPPFISPCYFGTDIDSKQNLIACKMNLEEICESIGADSLGYLSVDGVKKMAVDADCDFCTGCFTEKYPAPIPKHSEKSKFEMKIEKKENKHDEEL; encoded by the coding sequence ATGCAGGATATGATTCATGAGGAGTGTGGTGTTTTCGGTATTTACGATAAAAACATGGTGAGTGATGTAGTATCCGATACTTACTATGGTTTATTTGCCTTACAACATCGTGGACAAGAAAGCTGTGGTATTGCGGTCAATGACCGAGGTGTTATCACAGCACATAAGGATGTTGGTTTAGTACGTGATGTATTTGATCAACATGAATTAGATAAACTAGGTAAGGGTCAGATGGCAATTGGTCATACTAGATATTCAACATTTGGAACTGTAAATCATACCAATGCACAGCCTTTACTGGTTCGTCATATTAAAGGGCAACTAGCGATTGCACATAATGGAAATCTAACAAACGCAGCCGAGCTACGTGAGGAGTTAGAACAGAAGGGTGCGATCTTTCATACAACAAATGACTCGGAAATTATTTGTTATATTATCATTCAGGAAAGATTAAAGACATCTTCGATTGAAAAGGCAATTGAAAATACAATGAATCGCATTGAAGGTGCATATAGCCTTGTTGTGATGTCACCTGAAAAGCTAATTGCTGTAAGAGATAAAAAAGGATTCCGACCATTAGTTATGGGAAAAGACAAGGATGGACGAATTGTATTTGCGTCTGAGACCTGTGCGTTTGCGGCTGTTGGTGTGGATTATGTTCGTGATATTGATGCGGGTGAGATTGTCGTAATCGATCATGATGGTGTAGAACATTCTATCCGTACACACTGTAAGGAAAAGCCTCATATGTGTGTATTTGAATATGTGTATTTTGCACGTAGTGATTCTATTCTCCAACATCAACCGGTACATGAAGCTAGACGTAATGCAGGTCGTATCTTAGCAAAGGAACATCCAGTAGAAGCGGATGTCGTAATTGGTGTGCCTGATTCTGGACTAGATGCGGCGCAAGGCTATGCGGAAGAATCGGGTATTCCTTATGGTATGGGCTTTATCAAGAATCGTTATATCGCACGTACGTTTATCCAACCAACACAGGGACAGCGTGAAAATGCAGTGAATATGAAGCTTCACGTGATTTCTTCTGTTGTAAAGGATAAGCGTGTCATCATGGTAGATGATTCTATCGTACGTGGAACGACAAGTGCTCGCATTGTAAAGTTACTTCGTGATGGAGGTGCTACAGAAGTTCATGTACGTGTATCTGCACCACCATTTATTTCACCATGTTACTTTGGAACAGATATTGATTCCAAACAGAACCTAATTGCATGTAAAATGAACTTAGAAGAAATATGCGAGTCTATCGGTGCAGATTCCCTAGGATATTTAAGTGTCGATGGTGTAAAGAAGATGGCAGTGGATGCGGATTGTGATTTCTGTACGGGATGTTTTACAGAGAAGTATCCTGCCCCAATTCCTAAGCATTCTGAAAAATCAAAATTTGAAATGAAAATCGAAAAGAAGGAGAATAAACATGACGAAGAGCTATAG
- the purM gene encoding phosphoribosylformylglycinamidine cyclo-ligase, giving the protein MTKSYSDAYKAAGVDVTAGYKAVELMKKHVSRTTTAGVLDSIGGFGGLFAPDMAGMKKPVLVSGTDGVGTKLKLAMLLDKHDTVGIDCVAMCVNDVVCAGAQPLFFLDYIACGKNNPEKIAEIVRGVADGCVESGCALIGGETAEMPGFYPEDEYDLAGFTVGIVDEEKILDKNNVKVGDMIIGLASSGVHSNGFSLVRKVFDIDAGTTLQDYANVLGKPLGETLLTPTRLYVKPVLHVLKEVNVKSIAHITGGGFYENLPRAYGETLNASITKGSWPILPIFHLLQEKGNVPEHDMFNTFNMGIGMAMIVSPEDVEKTMSILKENGVDAYQIGVMEEGDHSVVIHE; this is encoded by the coding sequence ATGACGAAGAGCTATAGCGATGCTTATAAGGCTGCAGGGGTTGATGTAACTGCTGGATACAAAGCAGTAGAACTCATGAAGAAGCACGTATCTCGTACCACAACAGCAGGTGTATTGGATTCCATCGGTGGTTTTGGTGGATTATTTGCACCAGATATGGCTGGTATGAAGAAACCAGTACTTGTATCTGGTACAGATGGTGTTGGTACAAAGCTAAAGCTTGCGATGTTACTAGATAAACATGATACGGTCGGTATCGATTGTGTAGCGATGTGTGTCAATGATGTAGTTTGTGCAGGTGCACAACCACTCTTCTTCTTAGACTATATTGCATGTGGAAAAAATAATCCGGAAAAGATTGCAGAGATTGTAAGGGGGGTCGCAGATGGCTGTGTAGAAAGTGGCTGCGCACTCATCGGTGGAGAGACTGCAGAAATGCCAGGCTTCTATCCAGAAGATGAATACGATTTAGCAGGCTTTACCGTTGGTATCGTGGATGAAGAGAAAATCCTTGATAAAAACAATGTTAAAGTTGGAGATATGATTATTGGTTTAGCTTCTAGTGGTGTACATTCCAATGGCTTCTCTCTTGTTCGTAAAGTGTTTGATATCGATGCAGGTACTACACTACAGGATTACGCAAATGTATTAGGGAAACCACTAGGAGAAACATTATTAACACCAACAAGGCTATACGTAAAACCAGTACTGCATGTACTCAAAGAGGTGAATGTGAAGTCTATCGCACACATTACAGGTGGAGGCTTCTATGAAAACTTACCACGCGCTTATGGCGAAACACTAAATGCAAGTATTACAAAGGGAAGCTGGCCTATCTTACCAATCTTTCATCTCTTACAGGAAAAGGGTAATGTTCCTGAACATGATATGTTCAACACCTTCAATATGGGAATTGGTATGGCAATGATCGTATCACCAGAAGATGTTGAAAAAACAATGTCTATCTTAAAAGAGAATGGTGTAGACGCATACCAGATTGGTGTAATGGAAGAGGGCGACCATTCGGTCGTTATCCACGAATGA
- the purN gene encoding phosphoribosylglycinamide formyltransferase — translation MSNIAVLVSGGGTNLQALIDAQGNVLQHGKIKLVISSKPDVYALQRAEKAGIDHCVIAKRDYITQEEFSTALLKKVQSYQIDMIVLAGYLSILDETIIRAYPDRIINIHPSLIPSFCGKGYYGLKVHEAALEYGVKVTGATVHLVNEIPDGGKILLQKAVDILPSDTPEVLQQRVMEEAEWILLPQATEMIAKEIEGK, via the coding sequence ATGAGTAATATTGCAGTACTTGTCTCGGGTGGAGGTACTAATCTACAAGCACTGATAGATGCCCAAGGAAATGTATTACAGCACGGCAAAATTAAGCTGGTTATTTCATCAAAACCAGATGTATATGCATTACAACGTGCTGAAAAAGCAGGTATTGATCACTGTGTTATCGCCAAGCGTGATTACATAACACAGGAAGAATTTTCAACTGCATTATTAAAGAAAGTACAATCATATCAAATTGATATGATTGTACTAGCAGGATATCTTTCGATCTTGGATGAGACAATCATTCGTGCATATCCAGATCGTATTATCAACATTCATCCATCCTTGATCCCTTCCTTCTGTGGGAAAGGATATTATGGATTGAAGGTACATGAAGCAGCGCTTGAATATGGTGTAAAGGTAACAGGTGCTACCGTACACCTTGTCAATGAGATTCCTGATGGTGGAAAGATCTTACTACAAAAGGCAGTAGATATCCTGCCATCAGATACACCAGAGGTATTACAACAAAGAGTCATGGAAGAAGCAGAATGGATATTACTTCCACAAGCGACGGAAATGATTGCGAAAGAAATAGAAGGGAAATAA
- a CDS encoding IMP cyclohydrolase: MQTKDLYEYLGSRSYPGRGIVIARTPCGRKMRIAYFIMGRSENSRNRIFTETEDGIRTEAYDISKLVDPSLIIYSPVRKLGNTLIVTNGDQTDTIYENMQAGKTFEEALRLRTFEPDEPNYTPRISAVVNGFDYQMSILKSAEGNPNSTCRYFFDYTEELPGHGHIIHTYQNDKNPLPSFEGEPVRFKLVKEPFEAFAQHVWESLNADNKISLYVTQIEPGSDEVKTIIFNKNQ, encoded by the coding sequence ATGCAGACAAAAGACTTATATGAATACCTAGGTAGTAGAAGCTATCCTGGAAGAGGAATTGTAATCGCACGTACACCATGTGGAAGAAAGATGCGTATCGCATACTTCATTATGGGACGTAGTGAGAATAGTAGAAATCGAATCTTTACAGAAACAGAGGATGGTATTCGTACAGAAGCGTATGATATTTCAAAGCTAGTTGATCCTTCTCTGATTATCTATTCTCCAGTTAGAAAACTTGGGAATACATTGATTGTCACAAATGGTGATCAAACAGATACAATCTATGAAAACATGCAGGCAGGTAAAACTTTTGAAGAGGCTTTACGTCTACGCACTTTTGAGCCAGATGAGCCAAACTATACACCGCGTATTTCTGCAGTGGTGAATGGGTTTGACTATCAGATGTCGATCTTAAAGAGTGCAGAAGGTAATCCAAATAGTACATGTCGCTATTTCTTTGATTATACAGAAGAACTACCAGGACATGGTCATATCATTCATACTTATCAAAATGATAAAAATCCACTTCCTTCATTCGAAGGGGAGCCAGTACGCTTCAAACTAGTCAAAGAACCATTCGAAGCTTTTGCACAACATGTATGGGAAAGCTTGAATGCGGATAATAAGATTTCACTATATGTAACACAGATTGAACCAGGTAGTGATGAAGTAAAGACAATCATCTTTAACAAGAATCAATAG